A stretch of the Mesorhizobium sp. Pch-S genome encodes the following:
- a CDS encoding MarR family transcriptional regulator, which translates to MTLSDTTTQKTDASRAQTPRLDRQLCFALYSASGLMTKLYRPLLAPLGLTYPQYLTMLALWEKAPRTVGELGNTLGLDPATLTPLLKRMEVGGLISRRRDPADERRVLVQPTAEGEALRAAASGIQEALGCQLPLEPAELAGLRDTLNRLSSQLRAAEIETVFSEPPDGTER; encoded by the coding sequence ATGACCCTTTCGGACACGACCACGCAAAAAACGGATGCGAGCCGGGCGCAGACGCCCCGGCTCGATCGTCAACTGTGCTTCGCGCTCTATTCGGCCAGCGGGCTGATGACGAAGCTCTACCGTCCGCTGCTGGCGCCGCTTGGGCTGACCTATCCGCAATATCTCACCATGCTGGCATTGTGGGAAAAGGCGCCGCGCACGGTCGGCGAACTCGGCAATACACTTGGCCTCGACCCGGCCACGCTGACGCCGCTGCTGAAGCGCATGGAAGTGGGCGGGCTGATCAGCCGCCGCCGCGACCCCGCCGACGAGCGGCGCGTGCTGGTGCAGCCGACCGCCGAGGGTGAAGCGCTGCGCGCTGCAGCCAGCGGCATCCAGGAGGCCCTCGGCTGCCAGCTGCCGCTCGAACCGGCGGAACTGGCCGGGTTGCGCGACACACTGAACAGGTTGAGCAGTCAGTTGCGCGCTGCGGAAATCGAAACCGTTTTTTCCGAGCCGCCTGACGGAACCGAGCGATAA
- a CDS encoding organic hydroperoxide resistance protein, with protein MTMSALYSTEARAVGGRAGHVQSPDGLLSLDLAMPKELGGKGGATNPEQLFAAGYSACFESAMRFVAGKQKLPLADAAVTAKIDLLPNGEGGFRLGAELIAETKGLDQASAEALVAAAHKVCPYSNALKGNVDVALSVKAG; from the coding sequence ATGACGATGTCTGCTTTGTATTCCACCGAAGCCCGTGCTGTTGGCGGTCGCGCCGGCCATGTACAGTCCCCTGACGGCTTGCTCAGCCTCGACCTGGCCATGCCGAAGGAACTGGGTGGCAAGGGCGGCGCCACCAATCCCGAGCAGCTCTTTGCTGCCGGCTATTCCGCTTGTTTCGAAAGCGCCATGCGTTTCGTTGCCGGCAAGCAGAAGCTGCCGCTGGCGGATGCCGCGGTGACGGCAAAGATCGACCTTCTGCCGAATGGCGAGGGCGGTTTCAGGCTCGGTGCCGAGCTCATCGCCGAGACCAAAGGCCTGGATCAGGCATCGGCGGAAGCATTGGTTGCTGCCGCACACAAGGTCTGCCCTTATTCCAATGCGCTCAAGGGCAATGTAGACGTCGCTCTTTCGGTGAAGGCGGGATGA
- a CDS encoding tetratricopeptide repeat protein produces MPWLLIAEGASTDADAFYSEGKHEKALAIWRSLADEGDASAQNNLGVMHARGEGVARNLAAAVDWVGLSARQDLATAQYNIGFMTAQGAGVSRDKPLAAQWMRKAAEQGHAAAQSTLGMLHLLGDGVAEDAAEATRWLLEAANQGEAKAQYLLGSIYEEGLGCDVDLTGAFKWYRQAALQDHRQAAEKLLELCARNPALRMPASDLLDRN; encoded by the coding sequence ATGCCCTGGCTGTTGATTGCCGAGGGAGCTTCCACCGACGCCGATGCTTTCTATAGCGAAGGAAAGCATGAGAAAGCACTGGCGATCTGGCGTTCTCTTGCCGATGAGGGCGATGCTTCCGCGCAAAACAACCTGGGTGTCATGCACGCCCGGGGGGAGGGCGTTGCGCGAAATCTGGCTGCAGCGGTCGACTGGGTTGGCTTGAGCGCACGGCAGGATCTGGCGACGGCACAATACAATATTGGTTTCATGACCGCCCAGGGTGCCGGGGTAAGCCGCGACAAGCCGCTGGCCGCCCAATGGATGCGGAAAGCGGCAGAGCAGGGACATGCAGCGGCGCAAAGCACCTTGGGCATGTTGCACCTTCTGGGGGATGGGGTTGCCGAGGACGCCGCCGAGGCCACGAGGTGGCTGCTTGAGGCAGCAAATCAGGGCGAGGCGAAAGCGCAGTATCTGCTGGGCTCGATCTACGAGGAGGGGCTTGGCTGCGACGTCGATTTGACGGGTGCCTTCAAATGGTATCGTCAAGCGGCGCTTCAAGATCACAGGCAAGCCGCGGAGAAGCTTCTCGAGCTTTGCGCTCGGAATCCGGCTCTCCGGATGCCGGCTTCGGATTTGCTTGATCGGAACTGA
- the rplS gene encoding 50S ribosomal protein L19: MDILRQIEAEQAAKIEAKRKLPEFQPGDTVRVQVRVTEGSRTRVQAYEGVVIARSGSGFQENFTVRKISYGEGVERVFPVYSPMVEAVEIVRRGKVRRAKLYYLRDRRGKSARISENTGVRARKLNDEEREALAAEKARIEAEKVAAAEALAAEKAAQEAAEKKAAAEAAAAETAAAE, translated from the coding sequence ATGGATATTCTCCGTCAGATCGAGGCCGAACAGGCCGCCAAGATCGAAGCCAAGCGCAAGCTGCCCGAATTCCAGCCCGGCGACACCGTGCGCGTCCAGGTGCGCGTCACCGAAGGCAGCCGTACCCGCGTGCAGGCCTATGAGGGCGTCGTGATCGCCCGTTCCGGCTCCGGCTTCCAGGAAAATTTCACCGTCCGCAAGATTTCCTATGGCGAAGGCGTGGAGCGCGTGTTCCCGGTCTACTCGCCGATGGTCGAAGCGGTCGAGATCGTGCGTCGCGGTAAGGTTCGCCGCGCCAAGCTCTATTACCTGCGCGATCGTCGCGGCAAGTCGGCTCGTATCTCCGAGAACACCGGCGTGCGCGCCCGCAAGCTGAACGACGAGGAGCGCGAAGCGCTCGCCGCCGAGAAGGCCAGGATCGAAGCCGAGAAGGTCGCTGCTGCCGAGGCGCTGGCCGCCGAGAAGGCCGCCCAGGAAGCTGCCGAGAAGAAGGCTGCCGCCGAGGCTGCTGCTGCGGAAACCGCGGCTGCCGAATAA
- a CDS encoding alpha/beta hydrolase, which produces MTESNPIRFARTALLDIAYEDHGEPNGDPIILLHGFPYDPRGYDEVWPLLTARGHRVIVPYLRGYGPTRFRSEASMRSGQQAALAQDLIDLMDTLSIERAALAGYDWGGRAACIVAALWPERARCLVTGDGYNIQNIPASVKPASPEDEYRYWYQYYFHSARGVRGLTENREALTRLLWRLWSPTWAFSDDDFACSAASFNNPDFVDIVIHSYRHRYGYAPGDPLLQAIENRLEKQPLISVPTISLCGADDGVGPPDEEDGHQFSGPFERRILPGVGHNIPQEAPKATAQALLELMGKA; this is translated from the coding sequence ATGACTGAATCCAATCCCATCCGTTTCGCACGTACCGCACTGCTCGACATCGCCTATGAGGATCATGGCGAGCCAAACGGCGATCCGATCATCCTGCTGCACGGTTTTCCTTACGATCCACGCGGTTATGACGAGGTCTGGCCGTTGCTGACGGCGCGCGGGCATCGCGTCATCGTGCCCTATCTGCGCGGTTATGGGCCGACCCGCTTCCGCTCCGAAGCTTCGATGCGTTCGGGCCAGCAGGCCGCGCTCGCGCAGGATCTCATCGACCTGATGGACACGCTGTCGATCGAGAGGGCGGCGCTCGCCGGTTACGACTGGGGCGGCCGTGCCGCCTGCATCGTTGCAGCGTTGTGGCCGGAACGGGCGCGCTGCCTGGTGACCGGTGACGGTTACAACATCCAGAACATTCCGGCTTCGGTGAAGCCGGCATCGCCCGAAGACGAGTATCGCTACTGGTACCAGTATTATTTCCATTCGGCGCGCGGCGTGCGTGGGCTGACCGAAAACCGCGAGGCGCTGACCCGACTGTTGTGGAGGCTGTGGTCCCCGACCTGGGCTTTCAGCGACGATGATTTCGCGTGCAGCGCAGCGTCCTTTAACAATCCCGATTTCGTCGACATCGTCATCCATTCCTATCGGCATCGCTACGGCTACGCACCCGGCGACCCGCTGCTTCAGGCGATCGAGAACCGGCTGGAGAAGCAGCCACTGATTTCGGTGCCGACAATCTCGCTCTGTGGCGCCGATGACGGCGTCGGTCCACCCGACGAGGAGGATGGCCATCAGTTCTCCGGCCCGTTCGAACGCCGGATCCTGCCGGGCGTCGGGCACAACATTCCGCAAGAAGCGCCGAAAGCGACGGCGCAAGCGCTGCTGGAGCTGATGGGCAAGGCCTGA
- a CDS encoding sulfite exporter TauE/SafE family protein, whose translation MTFIDAAILFAAGLLSGIVNAVAGGGTFLTFGAMSVLGIPPISANATSSITQFPGYITSTLAYWNDIRAIWRSALLLCIVSAIGALGGALLLLALDNPSFRVMVPWLLIAATALFAAGPWLKPKPKQGQPAAVGTVPGALMQFATAIYGGFFGAGMGVMMLATLGLTQSGDYHRLNALKNMFSIVIAAVAILIFVSGGVVSWPQAIVMIPAVAVGGYVGVWIAKRVPQNAVRGFVIAVGLFLAAYYFLKA comes from the coding sequence TTGACGTTCATCGACGCCGCCATTCTGTTTGCCGCCGGCCTGTTGTCCGGCATTGTCAATGCCGTTGCCGGCGGCGGCACTTTCCTCACTTTCGGGGCGATGAGCGTGCTGGGCATTCCGCCGATCTCGGCCAATGCCACGTCCTCGATCACGCAGTTTCCAGGCTACATCACCTCGACGCTGGCCTATTGGAACGACATCCGCGCCATCTGGCGCAGTGCCCTGCTGCTTTGCATCGTCTCGGCCATCGGCGCGCTGGGCGGCGCACTGCTCCTGCTTGCCCTCGACAACCCCTCCTTCCGCGTCATGGTGCCATGGCTGCTGATCGCGGCCACCGCGCTGTTCGCCGCCGGACCATGGCTGAAGCCGAAACCGAAGCAAGGTCAGCCTGCCGCAGTCGGCACCGTGCCGGGTGCTCTCATGCAGTTCGCCACTGCCATCTATGGCGGCTTTTTCGGTGCCGGCATGGGCGTGATGATGCTGGCGACGCTGGGCCTGACCCAGAGCGGCGACTACCACCGCCTCAATGCGCTGAAGAACATGTTCTCCATCGTCATTGCCGCCGTTGCCATCCTGATCTTCGTGTCGGGTGGCGTGGTGTCCTGGCCGCAGGCGATCGTCATGATCCCGGCCGTCGCGGTCGGCGGGTATGTCGGTGTCTGGATTGCCAAGCGCGTGCCGCAGAACGCGGTACGCGGCTTCGTCATTGCGGTGGGACTGTTCCTGGCTGCCTATTATTTCCTGAAAGCCTAG
- the trmD gene encoding tRNA (guanosine(37)-N1)-methyltransferase TrmD, with amino-acid sequence MSFSASVLTLYPEMFPGALGLSLAGRAMERGDWSLQPIQIRDFAFDRHRTVDDSPAGGGAGMVMRPDVLARAIDHTAPDGDPRPKLLMSPRGKPLTQARVRELAAGPGVVILCGRFEGVDQRVIEARALEEVSIGDFILSGGEPAALVLLDAIVRLLPGVMGNERSGEEESFENGLLEHPHYTRPQDFEGRPIPDVLVSGNHARIAAWRHEQAEKLTAERRPDLLSAKV; translated from the coding sequence GTGAGTTTTTCAGCGTCGGTTCTTACTCTCTATCCGGAGATGTTCCCGGGCGCGCTCGGCCTCTCACTGGCCGGTCGGGCGATGGAACGCGGCGACTGGTCCCTGCAGCCGATCCAGATACGCGACTTCGCTTTTGACAGGCACCGCACCGTCGATGATTCGCCGGCCGGCGGCGGCGCCGGCATGGTGATGCGCCCCGATGTGCTGGCGCGTGCCATCGATCATACCGCGCCTGACGGCGATCCCCGCCCGAAGCTGCTGATGAGTCCGCGCGGCAAGCCGCTGACGCAGGCGCGCGTGCGCGAACTGGCGGCGGGGCCGGGCGTCGTCATCCTGTGTGGCCGCTTCGAAGGCGTCGACCAGCGCGTGATCGAAGCACGCGCGCTGGAAGAGGTTTCGATCGGCGATTTCATCCTGTCCGGCGGTGAGCCGGCAGCGCTGGTCCTGCTCGACGCGATCGTTCGGCTTCTGCCGGGCGTCATGGGCAATGAGCGCTCCGGCGAGGAAGAGAGTTTCGAGAACGGCCTGCTCGAACATCCCCATTACACCCGGCCGCAGGATTTCGAGGGCCGACCCATTCCTGACGTGCTGGTTTCTGGAAATCACGCCAGGATCGCGGCGTGGCGGCACGAACAGGCTGAGAAGCTGACGGCGGAACGACGGCCGGATTTGCTGTCGGCGAAAGTTTAG
- the rimM gene encoding ribosome maturation factor RimM (Essential for efficient processing of 16S rRNA) → MTKPKNPVQMAVIGAPHGIKGELRVKTFTSDPLALADYGPLYSKDGRAFEINDIRPTGNVVVVRFKGVNDRSAAEALTNVELFIDRSALPDDGDEDEFYHTDLMGLAVKDDTGAIIGKIVSVQNFGGGDILDITLGSRKGVLIPFTQAAVPEVSVSGGFVRIDPIAAGLVEDEDGDGEPDSETTPGHDGFDAKRRPRGPKDAGGNR, encoded by the coding sequence ATGACCAAACCAAAAAATCCTGTCCAGATGGCCGTGATCGGCGCCCCCCATGGCATCAAGGGCGAGCTGCGCGTGAAGACCTTCACCAGCGATCCGCTGGCGCTTGCCGATTATGGTCCGCTTTATTCGAAGGATGGTCGCGCTTTCGAGATCAACGACATCCGCCCTACCGGCAATGTCGTGGTGGTGCGTTTCAAAGGCGTCAACGACCGCTCCGCCGCCGAAGCGCTGACCAATGTCGAGCTCTTCATCGACCGCTCGGCGCTGCCCGACGATGGCGACGAGGACGAATTCTACCATACCGACCTGATGGGTCTCGCCGTGAAGGACGACACCGGTGCCATCATCGGAAAGATCGTGTCGGTGCAGAATTTCGGCGGCGGCGACATCCTCGACATCACGCTCGGCTCTCGCAAGGGCGTGCTCATCCCGTTCACCCAGGCAGCCGTTCCCGAGGTTTCGGTCTCCGGCGGCTTCGTACGCATCGACCCGATCGCGGCCGGCCTCGTCGAGGATGAAGACGGAGATGGCGAGCCCGACAGCGAGACGACGCCAGGCCATGACGGTTTCGACGCGAAACGCCGGCCACGCGGTCCGAAGGACGCCGGAGGCAACCGGTGA
- a CDS encoding TraB/GumN family protein — protein sequence MILAPTKADRIAHLSLKLLAAINVLLFLSFVAVALLASSRAHAEAVTCSGADMLAGLQKSDPAAYAAIEKEAATVPNGKGLLWKLEKAGEKPSWLFGTMHMTDPRVVTLPPAAQKAFDGADTVIIETTDVLDQGKMMAALAKEPDLMMFTDGKTLNAFLSPDDIKVLDKGLDARGIPAASVAKMKPWMLSAMVSLPACEMARKNEGKPVLDVNLAEQAKAAGKDLQGLETAADQLRAMASLPMEQHVKGLLETLKLGDRINDVSETMIVLYQRGDIGMIWPLFRVALPEAAEDEEGYAAFEEAMITKRNKTMTERALPILAKGDTFMAVGALHLPGADGLVEHFRKAGYTVTAVD from the coding sequence ATGATACTTGCTCCGACAAAAGCCGACCGCATCGCGCACCTGTCGCTGAAGCTGCTTGCGGCGATCAACGTGCTTTTGTTCCTGTCCTTCGTGGCTGTGGCGCTGCTCGCCTCCAGCCGTGCGCATGCCGAGGCGGTGACCTGCAGTGGCGCCGATATGCTTGCCGGCCTGCAGAAGAGCGATCCGGCTGCCTATGCTGCAATCGAAAAGGAAGCGGCAACTGTACCAAACGGCAAGGGCTTGCTTTGGAAACTCGAAAAGGCCGGCGAAAAGCCGTCCTGGCTGTTCGGTACCATGCATATGACCGACCCGCGTGTGGTGACCTTGCCTCCGGCTGCGCAGAAGGCATTCGACGGCGCCGATACGGTGATCATCGAAACCACCGATGTGCTCGACCAGGGCAAGATGATGGCAGCGCTGGCTAAGGAACCCGATCTGATGATGTTCACCGACGGCAAGACGCTGAATGCGTTCCTGTCGCCGGACGACATCAAGGTTCTCGACAAGGGCCTGGATGCGCGAGGCATCCCTGCGGCTTCGGTTGCCAAGATGAAACCCTGGATGCTGTCAGCGATGGTTTCACTGCCGGCCTGCGAGATGGCACGCAAGAATGAAGGAAAGCCGGTGCTCGACGTCAATCTGGCCGAACAGGCCAAAGCGGCGGGCAAGGATCTGCAGGGGCTGGAGACAGCCGCCGACCAATTGCGTGCCATGGCTTCGTTGCCGATGGAACAGCACGTCAAGGGATTGCTCGAGACGCTGAAGCTGGGCGACAGGATCAACGACGTGTCGGAAACGATGATCGTGCTCTACCAGCGCGGCGACATCGGCATGATCTGGCCGCTGTTTCGGGTGGCACTACCCGAAGCGGCAGAAGACGAAGAGGGCTACGCGGCCTTCGAGGAAGCCATGATCACCAAACGCAACAAGACCATGACCGAACGCGCGCTTCCGATCCTGGCCAAGGGAGATACCTTCATGGCAGTTGGTGCACTGCATCTGCCTGGGGCAGACGGGCTGGTCGAGCATTTCCGCAAGGCGGGATACACCGTTACCGCGGTCGACTGA
- a CDS encoding DUF2867 domain-containing protein yields MADMHDLSRHQNILPAAQFFDRYSIEIDGQNLDARTAAERVMLRRPAWIRWLMALRNIMVRPFGLKAGPTDIPAGQEQIGFFPLIDESPSTVVLGLDDRHLDFRLLVEVDELGSGRQSVSATTFVATHNLLGRAYLAIVMPFHRIIVPAMLSRVA; encoded by the coding sequence ATGGCTGACATGCACGATCTCTCCAGACATCAAAACATCCTGCCGGCGGCGCAATTCTTCGATCGGTATTCGATCGAGATAGACGGACAGAACCTTGACGCGCGCACCGCAGCGGAACGCGTCATGCTGCGCCGGCCCGCCTGGATCCGCTGGCTGATGGCATTGCGCAACATCATGGTCCGGCCATTTGGCCTGAAGGCGGGGCCTACCGACATCCCGGCAGGTCAGGAACAGATCGGTTTCTTTCCCCTGATCGACGAAAGCCCCTCAACCGTCGTTCTCGGCCTGGATGACCGGCATCTCGATTTCCGGCTGCTGGTCGAAGTGGATGAGCTCGGCAGCGGCCGGCAGTCGGTCAGCGCCACGACTTTCGTTGCCACGCACAATCTGCTCGGCCGTGCCTATCTGGCGATCGTGATGCCGTTCCACCGCATCATCGTGCCGGCAATGCTGTCGCGGGTTGCCTGA
- the lpdA gene encoding dihydrolipoyl dehydrogenase, with the protein MAYDVVVIGSGPGGYVCAIKAAQLGLKTAVVEKRETYGGTCLNIGCIPSKALLHASEMLAEAQHSFDTLGVEVGTPKLNLKKMLAHKDATVASNVNGVAFLFKKNKIDAFRGTGKVVSAGKVSVTGEDGKVQEIEAKNIVIATGSDVAGIPGVKVDIDEKVIISSTGALSLEKVPGHLVVVGGGVIGLELGSVWARLGAKVTVVEYLDSILGGMDGEVSKQFQRMLAKQGLDFKLGAKVTAVAKAKKGATVTFEPVKGGAAETIEADAVLIATGRRPYTDALGLKEAGVDVDERGRVKTDAHLRTNVPGIYAIGDVVAGPMLAHKAEDEGVAVAETIAGQAGHVNYDVIPSVVYTSPEVASVGKTEEELKKAGVDYKVGKFPFTANGRARAMLHTDGFVKILADKATDRVLGVHILGFGAGEMIHEATVLMEFGGSSEDLARTCHAHPTMSEAVKEAALATFFKPIHL; encoded by the coding sequence ATGGCTTATGACGTCGTCGTTATCGGATCTGGCCCCGGCGGCTATGTGTGCGCCATCAAGGCTGCGCAGCTTGGCCTGAAGACGGCCGTGGTCGAGAAGCGCGAGACCTATGGCGGCACCTGCCTCAACATCGGCTGCATCCCCTCCAAGGCGCTGCTGCATGCCTCCGAAATGCTGGCCGAAGCACAGCATTCCTTCGACACGCTCGGCGTCGAGGTCGGCACACCGAAGCTCAATTTGAAGAAGATGCTGGCGCACAAGGACGCGACCGTAGCCTCCAACGTCAACGGCGTCGCCTTCCTGTTCAAGAAGAACAAGATCGATGCCTTCCGCGGCACCGGCAAGGTCGTGTCGGCCGGCAAGGTCTCCGTTACAGGCGAAGACGGCAAGGTCCAGGAGATCGAGGCGAAGAACATCGTCATCGCCACCGGTTCGGACGTTGCCGGCATCCCGGGCGTGAAAGTCGACATCGACGAGAAGGTGATCATTTCTTCCACCGGCGCGCTGTCGCTGGAAAAGGTGCCTGGTCACCTCGTCGTGGTTGGCGGCGGCGTCATCGGCCTGGAGCTTGGTTCGGTCTGGGCACGCCTTGGCGCCAAGGTCACGGTCGTCGAATATCTCGACAGCATTCTCGGCGGCATGGATGGCGAAGTGTCCAAGCAGTTCCAGCGCATGCTGGCCAAGCAGGGTCTCGACTTCAAGCTCGGCGCCAAGGTGACGGCTGTCGCCAAGGCCAAGAAGGGCGCGACCGTGACTTTCGAGCCGGTCAAGGGTGGTGCCGCAGAGACCATCGAAGCCGATGCTGTGCTGATCGCCACCGGTCGCCGGCCCTACACCGACGCGCTCGGCCTCAAGGAGGCCGGCGTCGACGTGGATGAACGCGGTCGCGTCAAGACCGACGCGCATCTGCGTACCAATGTGCCGGGCATCTATGCGATCGGCGACGTGGTGGCTGGTCCGATGCTGGCGCACAAGGCAGAGGACGAGGGCGTTGCCGTGGCCGAGACCATTGCCGGCCAGGCCGGCCATGTGAACTACGACGTCATTCCGAGCGTGGTCTATACCAGCCCTGAGGTGGCTTCTGTCGGCAAGACCGAAGAGGAGCTGAAGAAGGCGGGTGTCGACTACAAGGTCGGCAAGTTCCCGTTCACGGCCAATGGCCGCGCGCGCGCCATGCTGCATACCGACGGCTTTGTGAAAATCCTGGCCGACAAGGCGACCGATCGCGTGCTCGGCGTACACATCCTGGGCTTCGGCGCCGGTGAGATGATCCATGAGGCGACAGTGCTTATGGAATTCGGCGGCTCCTCGGAAGATCTCGCCCGCACCTGCCACGCGCATCCGACCATGTCTGAGGCGGTCAAGGAAGCGGCGCTCGCCACCTTCTTCAAGCCGATCCACCTCTAG
- a CDS encoding SDR family oxidoreductase → MTAPGKALLVTGGSRGIGAAVCRLAAKAGYRVAVNYASNEAAAAALVAEIQAGGGEAFAIKGDVGNEADVVAMFAAVDRTFGGLDAFVNNAGVVDRKARVDEMSVERLERMMRINVVGSILCAREAVRRMSTLRGGSGGSIVNLSSAAATLGSPGEYVDYAASKGAIDTFTIGLAREVANEGVRVNAVRPGIIDTEIHASGGQPGRVAAIRDTVPMKREGKAEEVAHAVLWLLSDEASYTTGSIVNVSGGR, encoded by the coding sequence ATGACCGCTCCCGGAAAGGCATTGCTTGTCACCGGCGGCAGCCGCGGCATCGGCGCAGCCGTGTGCCGCCTCGCGGCCAAGGCTGGCTATCGCGTGGCGGTCAACTATGCTTCGAATGAGGCTGCAGCCGCGGCGCTGGTGGCTGAAATCCAGGCCGGCGGTGGCGAGGCTTTTGCCATCAAGGGCGATGTCGGCAACGAAGCCGACGTGGTCGCGATGTTTGCGGCCGTCGACAGGACCTTCGGCGGGCTCGACGCCTTCGTCAACAATGCGGGCGTCGTCGACCGCAAGGCGCGCGTCGACGAGATGAGCGTCGAACGGCTGGAGCGCATGATGCGCATCAACGTCGTCGGCTCGATCCTCTGCGCCCGCGAGGCGGTCAGGCGCATGTCGACGCTGCGCGGCGGCAGCGGTGGCTCGATCGTCAACCTCTCCTCCGCCGCGGCGACGCTCGGCTCGCCCGGCGAATATGTCGATTACGCCGCGTCCAAGGGCGCCATCGACACCTTCACCATCGGGCTTGCCCGCGAAGTGGCCAATGAGGGCGTACGCGTCAATGCCGTGCGCCCGGGCATCATCGATACCGAAATCCACGCCTCCGGCGGTCAGCCGGGACGGGTCGCAGCGATACGCGATACCGTGCCGATGAAACGCGAAGGCAAGGCTGAAGAAGTCGCCCACGCCGTGCTCTGGCTTTTGTCGGACGAGGCATCATATACGACGGGCTCCATTGTGAACGTAAGCGGCGGCCGCTGA
- a CDS encoding LysE family transporter, translating into MHYVYEFLGLMAVFSVLVVSPGADFLLVVRQSLVHGRRAAIVTSFGIGASLLFHIGYTILGIGIIVAQSLFLFGLLKWAGAAYLVYLGWKSLRADAFEMPDEKAQSQIAQAAPPSTLRLFLLGFATNALNPKPVLFFLSLFTALVSHDTPAAIQAVYGLLMAATLILWFVGVSTFFTVASVRERFVAWGRWFNRITGMIFIGLGIRLATQQAN; encoded by the coding sequence ATGCACTATGTCTATGAGTTTCTCGGCCTGATGGCGGTCTTTTCGGTCCTGGTGGTTTCCCCGGGTGCCGATTTCCTGCTCGTGGTGCGCCAGAGCCTGGTGCACGGCCGCCGCGCGGCCATCGTCACCAGTTTCGGCATCGGCGCGTCGTTGCTGTTCCACATCGGCTACACCATCCTCGGCATCGGCATCATCGTCGCGCAGTCGCTGTTCCTGTTCGGCCTGCTGAAATGGGCCGGTGCCGCCTATCTGGTCTATCTCGGCTGGAAATCGCTGCGTGCCGACGCCTTCGAGATGCCGGATGAAAAGGCGCAATCGCAGATCGCACAGGCCGCCCCGCCTTCGACGCTGCGCCTGTTCCTGCTTGGCTTCGCCACCAACGCACTGAACCCGAAGCCGGTGCTGTTCTTCCTGTCGCTGTTCACGGCGCTGGTCAGCCACGACACGCCGGCCGCGATCCAGGCTGTCTACGGCCTGCTGATGGCAGCGACCCTGATCCTGTGGTTCGTCGGCGTCTCGACCTTCTTCACGGTCGCCTCCGTGCGCGAACGCTTCGTCGCATGGGGCCGCTGGTTCAACCGCATCACTGGCATGATCTTCATCGGGTTGGGCATACGCCTCGCAACGCAGCAGGCAAACTGA
- a CDS encoding MAPEG family protein, which yields MMEAAAASTEIWVLGWSVIFLLVHILVQALSLDLSSDLGLKYLLGPRDQPKEPGNVLPGRLKRALGNFLETYPAFVGLALALTITGKTGDLGATGAWLWFVARIVYVFLYAAGVPVLRTLVWFVSLLGLALMVVRLMA from the coding sequence ATGATGGAAGCGGCAGCAGCATCGACCGAAATCTGGGTGCTCGGCTGGAGCGTCATCTTCCTGCTCGTCCATATTCTGGTTCAGGCCCTGTCACTCGACCTGTCGAGTGATCTCGGGCTAAAATATCTGCTCGGGCCGCGCGATCAGCCGAAGGAACCGGGAAATGTTCTGCCCGGCAGGCTGAAACGCGCGCTCGGCAACTTTCTGGAGACCTATCCGGCCTTTGTCGGCCTGGCGCTGGCGCTGACGATCACCGGCAAGACCGGCGACCTCGGCGCGACCGGTGCATGGCTCTGGTTTGTTGCGCGCATCGTGTATGTATTCCTCTACGCGGCCGGCGTGCCGGTTCTGCGCACACTGGTCTGGTTTGTCTCCCTCCTCGGCCTGGCGCTGATGGTGGTCAGGCTCATGGCCTAG
- a CDS encoding MAPEG family protein, whose protein sequence is MEAVAASTEVQVLGWSAALLLTQVIAQASAIGDLGPKYLFSARDEARVSKSVLAGRLLRALHNLLETYPAFIALVLALALTGKTGGIAATGAVLWIAARVLYVVLYATAVPVLRTIVWIASIVGLVMMLVRLIA, encoded by the coding sequence ATGGAAGCTGTAGCAGCATCGACGGAAGTCCAGGTTCTCGGCTGGAGCGCGGCGCTCCTGCTCACTCAGGTCATCGCACAGGCTTCGGCCATCGGAGATCTCGGCCCGAAATATCTGTTCAGCGCACGCGACGAGGCCCGCGTCTCGAAAAGTGTGCTGGCCGGACGCCTGCTGCGTGCCCTGCACAATCTGCTCGAAACCTACCCGGCCTTCATCGCTCTGGTTCTGGCGCTGGCGCTCACCGGCAAGACCGGCGGCATCGCAGCCACCGGAGCAGTGCTTTGGATCGCCGCGCGTGTGCTTTATGTCGTCTTGTATGCCACCGCGGTGCCGGTGTTACGCACCATCGTCTGGATCGCTTCCATTGTCGGTCTGGTGATGATGCTGGTCAGACTGATAGCCTGA